Genomic DNA from Vibrio vulnificus CMCP6:
ACGCCGACAGCGGTAGCTTCAGTAATGAATGTGAAAATGATTGTCCTGAAGACATATAGGTTCACAGCCTCAATAGAATTCAAACATACCCAAACTTATTTCTGTTACTGAATGATTCCAGTAATAGGAATAAATCTGAGCGATAATTTTTAAGCGGCAAGGATACCAGAACTGGTCAAACCTTTTAACTTAATTGAGTATGGATTAGACGAATTTCCTTAAATTGCGTTGAACCGAGCGGGTCAAGCACGGCGTTTTAAACACAAATGTTCGCCAAAAAGAGAGAAGAAATTAAAAAACAATCAATTGGGTTTCCATTTGTACAATTACTGGATATACTCACAGTTAACTGTATAAAAAGACAGGTGACCTATGAAGCCGTTAACGCCACGCCAACAACAAGTTTTCGATCTGATTAAAAGCAAGATCGAAGTGACTGGAATGCCACCCACTCGTGCGGAAATTGCGCGTGAGCTGGGTTTTCGCTCTGCCAATGCGGCAGAAGAACATTTAAAAGCGCTTGCTCGTAAGCAAGTGATCGAAATTGTCCCGGGTGCCTCTCGTGGTATCCGTATTCTGCTTGAAGAGGAAGCGGCGAATGATGAGCCAGGTTTACCTCTGATTGGCCGTGTTGCGGCAGGGGAGCCGATCTTGGCGCAAGAGCATGTGGAAATGCACTACCAAGTGGATCCGAGCATGTTCCGACCTCAAGCCGATTTTCTTTTGCGCGTTCATGGCGAAAGTATGAAAGACATCGGCATTATGGATGGTGACTTGTTGGCTGTGCACAAAACACAAGACGTGCGCAATGGGCAAGTTGTGGTCGCGCGCGTTGAAGATGATGTAACGGTAAAACGTTTGGAACGTAAAGGTTCAACCGTGCTGCTCCATGCAGAAAATGAAGAGTTTGCACCTATCGAAGTGGATCTCACTAGCCAGCAGCTGACTATTGAAGGCATTGCCGTGGGTATTATCCGCAATACGGATTGGATGTAATACGCGCAAATGTGCAAAGCAATGCTCAATAAGCTCCGTTTCTGCGGAGCTTATTTGTTTTGTCTCGACCCCATTTGACGATCGTTTCTCAATAAGGCGTCAGTGAGGATGCATCGCACGGATTGAAATTGAAATTGAGATTTATTATCATTAAGTTCTTTTATGGAACGATGAGAAAGGTCTCGTGATGTCTTCAATCAAACAGTCATCGGAAAAGGGATATCCGGTACCAGCAAGATTGTTGCAGCCGTTGTGGCTTCGTAGCCGAGAAAGCTTGGTCGACGGAGGGTTAATCTATGACCCGATTGCCGCAAAAGCCTGTTTAAGTTGTAAGCTTGCGCCTGAGTGTTTATCTGGCGATGTAGCGCAAAAACAGCTGTTACACGCGACCTTAGCGCAGCAGTGCGATCAACAAGTCTCGCAGTTTTTACAGCAGCACCCAGAAGGGTGGATTATTAACGTTGGTGCTGGTCTCGATACGCGCTTTTATCGTCTTGATAATGGTCGATGCCATTGGGTGGAGTTGGATGTTACGGAAAACTTGCTCTGGCGTCAGCGATTATTCCACAAGAACGAACGCTACCAGCAACAGCATGGCAGCGTCGATGACCTTTCTTGCTTAGAGCAACTGGCGATCAACGACAAAACACCAGTATTGATCGTGTGTGAGTTGGCGCTGCTCGATTGTCCATTGACTCAGGTTGCTAACTTTGTGCAATTGCTAGGACGACGCTTTGTGTCTGCGCAGGTGTGCATGGTATTGGCGGGAGACTTAACCGACAGTAGCCTGGGGCAGAAATTGGGCTCTGATCGTTATGCGCATGCCATGGCAGCGCCGGCAGAACAAGTTTTGCAGTGGCTCCCTTGGGCACAATGGGTCAAAGTGTTTTCTCCCTTCGATCGTTTCTGTGCACGTTGGAAAACATGGCAGCGTTGGCTCAGTAAAATACCCATGCTGAAACATCGTCTTACTCCCGTCGTGGTCCATATGAAATGGTAAAAAAAACAGCAGGAATTCCTGCTGTTTTTGTTTGGGAAGTGGGTGTTTTCACACTAGAACAGACGGTTGAGTCCATTGAGTGCAGCAACACGATACGCTTCGGCCATGGTGGGGTAGTTGAAGGTAGTATTGACGAAATACTCGATGGTATTGGCTTCGCCTTTTTGCTCCATGATCGCTTGGCCAATGTGAATGATTTCCGCCGCGCGTTCCCCAAAGCAGTGAATACCAAGAATTTCTTTGGTTTCACGATGGAAGAGGATCTTCAAGCTGCCGATGTCTTTGCCGGCAATCTGCGCACGAGCCAGATGTTTGAACGAAGAGCGGCCAACTTCATAGGGTACTTTCGCCGCGGTTAATTCTTGTTCTGTTTTACCAACCGAGCTGATTTCCGGAATGGTGTAAATCCCCGTAGGGATGTCATCAATCAGATAGCCATCGGCTTTGCCCTTAGTGATGGCTTGCGCTACAAAGCGCCCTTGGTCATATGCCGCGCTCGCAAGACTTGGGTAACCAATCACATCGCCTACCGCGTAAACGTGTTCCACTTCGGTTTGGTAATTGCCATCGACTTTCAATTGGCCGCGAGAGTCACCTTGAAGCCCAACTGCAGGCAGGTTCAACTTGTCAGTGTTACCAGTACGGCCATTGGCGTAAAGCAAGCAATCGGCTTTCATCTTCTTGCCCGATTGAAGATGAACAATCACCCCATCTTCGGTGCCTTCAATGCGTTCATAGGTCTCGTCATTACGGATCACGACGCCGCTGTTCCAGAAGTGATAGGAAAGTGCATCGGAAACTTCGTTGTCCAAAAAGGCCAGTAAGCGATCGCGTGTGTTGATGAGGTCGGTTTTCACCCCCAAACCACGGAAGATGGATGCGTATTCACAACCAATCACCCCTGCGCCATAAATGATGATGTGGCGAGGGTCGTGTTTTAGACTGAGAATGGAATCGCTGTCGTAGATTCGCTCATGATTAAAGTCGACATCGGCTGGTTGATAAGGCCGAGAGCCAGTAGCAATCACAAACTTATCCGCCGTATACACTTCTTCAGTGCCGTCGTTTTGCGTCACGCTAATGGTGTGCGCATCGGTAAAACGGGCGGTTCCGAAAATCAATTGGCACTGATTGCGATCATAAAAGCCTTGGCGTAAGCGAGTCTGCTTGTCGATAACGGATTTCGCATGGCCGAGAATGGTTGAAAATGTGGCGTGTAAACTGGAGTTGTTTTTGCAAAACAGCGGGTTGCTGTTGAATTCAATAATACGGCTAACCGCATGGCGCAGCGCTTTGGATGGAATGGTGCCCCAGTGAGTACAGCCGCCGCCAACACTGCTCTCTTTTTCCACCACGGCAACTTTCAGGCCTGCTTTGGTTAAACCCATTGCTGCCCCTTCACCGCCAGGGCCGCTCCCGATAACAATCACATCGAAGTGATTCGCATGCGCCATGATTTCATTCCTTGTTATATTTGCTTAACATTGCTTTAGCGAGATTTTAACTGATTATACCAGCAGGTAAACAGCAGGCTCGGTAGAGAGTGGAAGTGATCACGCACATTTCACGAAAACCAATCAATGGCATGGCGAATGTCGATAAATTGAGCACAAAAGATTGCATAACCGCCTTGGCCAGTAGTAACGTGCTCGCCATGGCGCATCATCGCTTATCGCTAGCTGTGATTCGCGCTATAGTAACGGCCGGAAGCCAATTTAAGATAAGAGCAAACATCATAATGAAATCAATGGGTATTCGCGCACAGCAGAAAGAGAAAACGCGTCGTTCTTTGATTGACGCGGCATTTAGCCAATTGAGTGCTGATCGCAGTTTTTCCAATCTCAGCTTGCGAGAAGTGGCCAGAGAAGCGGGCATTGCGCCTACCTCGTTCTATCGCCATTTTAAAGATATGGATGAGTTGGGTTTAACCATGGTGGATGAAGGTGGTTTGCTGTTACGTCAATTGATGCGCCAAGCACGTCAGCGCATCGTCAAAGAAGGCAGCGTGATCCGCACTTCGGTGGAAACCTTTATGGAGTTTATCGAAAGTAGCCCAAACGTATTTCGCCTATTGTTAAGAGAACGCTCTGGAACTTCCGCGGAATTTCGCGCTGCGGTTGCGCGTGAGATGCAGCACTTCGCAGCAGAGCTTACCGAATATTTAATTAGCACGGGAATGAACCGAGAAGAGGCGTTGGCGCAGGCTGAAGCGTCGGTGATTCTGGTTTTTAGTTCCGGTGCAGAAGCTTTAGACTTAGACCGACGCGAGCGTGATGAGCTGGCCGAGCGTCTGATTATGCAGTTGCGAATGGTCGCCAAAGGTGCGTACTGGTATCGCAAGGAACGTGAACGTAACCGATTAAAAGGTGAGATAGAATAATGTCTAATGATAATGAAAATAACGTGAATCGCAGTTCGGAAAGGAAGACGTTGGTATTGGCGTTGATCACGGGGATGTGTGGCGATGCTATCCTTTCTTGGCTGACCATGAGCGAAGTCTCTTTCTCCATTTTCCCTATTATTGCCTTAGTGCTGGCTGTGCAGGCACTCTACCGTGAGTACCTCAATCATCCCGTGTCGGAAGAGATCCCTTTGGTTGGACTGGCGTGCTTTTTTGTCGGGGCGTTTGGTCACTCGGCCTTTATTAAAGCTCAGCACCCTGAAGCAGGATCGAACTTCTTCGCGATCATGGTGGTGTTACTGCTGCTGGCGTGGATTGGCAGTAAGCTGGGATACATTCGTCGCCCAAGTGCCGATTAGTACGATTTTAGAGAGAAAAAAACGAGCCATTCGCGGCTCGTTTTTGTTTGATACTGCTTAGGCTTTACGCTCTAGCATCACACCCGCTTCCATGTGGTGGGTGTACGGGAACTGATCGAACAGAGCAAAGCGCGTGATGTGGTGTGTTTCGCTCAGAATGTCTAAGTTCTCTTTTAATGTCTCTGGGTTGCAAGAGATGTATAAAATACGCTCGTAACCTTGCACCATTTTACAAGTGTCTACATCCATGCCAGAGCGTGGTGGATCAACAAAAATGGTGTTGCAGTTATAACTCTTGAGATCGATGCCATTGTCTTTCAGGCGACGGAATTCACGCTTCCCTTCCATTGCTTCGGTAAACTCTTCAGCTGACATGCGGATGATTTGCACATTCTCAATCTTGTTCGCAGCGATATTGTATTGCGCCGATTCCACCGATGGCTTTGCCAATTCCGTGGCCAACACGCGCTCAAAATTTTGCGCCAGCGCAAGGGAGAAATTGCCGTTACCACAGTAAAGCTCCAATAAATCGCCTTGGCTTTCTTGGGTACAATCGACCGCCCATTCCAACATTTTCTCTGCGACTTTGCCGTTCGGTTGAGTAAAGCTGTTTTCTACTTGTTGGTAGGTGTAAGGCTTGCCGTTGACGTCGAGCTTTTCGACCACGTAATCACGGTCTAGGACGATCTTCATTTTACGTGCGCGACCAATGAGGTTGAGGTTAAACCCTTCGTCATTCAGGCGCTGTTTTAAAGCTTTAGCATTTTCAATCCAAGCATCATCCAATTGGCGATGGTAAAGCAAAGAAACCAGAATCTCGCCGCTCAGAGTGGAAAGGAAATCGACTTGGAACAGTTTACGACGTAGCGACTCATTGTCTTTCATCGCGTCAATCAGCAAAGGCATGAGATCGTTGATCAAGCGGCTTGCTGCCGGAAACTGGTCAACACGGTATTTTTCACGCGTCTCTTGGTTGAACATGATGTAGTACATCTCTTCCCCTTCATGCCAAACGCGGAACTCAGCGCGCATGCGATAGTGCTGATCTGGAGACTCAAACACTTCCAGCTCAGGGGCTTGATAAGGTGCGAACATATCGGTTAAGCGTTGCACTTTTTCTGCTAACTGTTGCTGATAGCGTTGTGGGTTTACATCAAGAGTCGCCATGAATTAATACCTTTCGGGTGCTTTAGAGATAAAGAGCGCAGATTTTATTCAATCCCCGTTCATTGTCCAGTGACAAGGGGAAATTGATAAGTACTACTGTGTAAAAATATAGCTTATGCCAATTCTAACTGGACAAATAATCAATCGCTTAATAGTATGCGCTTCAAGCTGGTGCTATCTGGAAGTATAGATGGCTGAAAAGGGAATCCGGTGTGAATCCGGAACTGACGCGCAGCGGTAATAGAGAACGAAAGCTTAATCAGACACTGCACGATGGAATCGTGTGGGAAGTCAGGCAAGTAGGTTAACAGCTCTTGAGTCCGAATACCTGCCAGCAACTGAGCAAACACTGGAAGCCTTATCTTCATGCTCGGTAGGATTTACGCGATTTAGGATTACAATATGCAAAAATCTCTTTTAGCGATAGCCATGGCATCGCTGCTTACCCCTGTCTCTTATTTACACGCTCAAGAAGTGCAAACCAATGACACTGTTGTCGTAACAGCTAACCGCTTTGAGCAGCCACTTGCCGAAGTCATCGCGTCAACGACGGTGATTTCAAAACAAGAAATTGAAGAAACGCAAGCGAAATCCTTGCTTGATGTCTTAAAACGAGTTCCCGGTATCGAGGTTTCTCAAAGTGGTGGTCGCGGTCACTCAGCTTCCGTATTCATTCGTGGTTTTAATAGCAATCAAGTCTTATTTTTAGTTGATGGTGTTCGTATTAACTCGGCTGCAGGCGGGATCAGTTTTAACCATATACCTGTAGGTATTATTGAAAGAGTAGAAGTGATTAAAGGCCCAGGTGGGGCTCTATACGGTTCCGATGCAATTGCTGGTGTGATTAACGTTATCACCACGTCCAGTGAATCGAGTGAAGGTTCCGTCGTCTCTCTAGGGGCGGGAAGTGACGCGCAGAAGGAAGCGAACTTTTCGACGACTAGGGCTTTTGCTAATGGTGGCGTGCTGAAACTTGCTGGTGGTTTTGAAGAGACAGAAGGGTTTGATATCAAGGACCCAGAAACTGGCTTGAACTATGGGTATGAGAGCCAGAATCTTTTTGCCTCCTATTCCCAAGCGTTCAATGATGAATTTTCCGGATCAGCGTCAGTGCGTTGGTATGACAGCTTAACGGAATATGATTCAGGGGGTAAAAATTACGGTTACTCTGAAAATCTAAGTATCACGGCGGATGTTCAGTATAGCGGTTCCCGTCTAAGCTCGACTTTACGAGCCAACCAGCAAGCGATTGAAAACTTGGACTACTCACAAGCTGAAGGCAAGGATAACGCGGGAACGGTCAAGAAAATCGCGTTAACCAACCTGCAGTTCCTCAATCAGTATTTGATATCAGAGGGCATTACCATTGGCGCAGGTGCAGATTGGCGCAAAGAAAAGCTCGATGATGATGCTTTAAGCTATGGCTATCCAGACAAATTAGCTGGAGAGTCTCGTAGCACGACCGGTGTTTATCTTTCTACAGACCTCCAATTGGGCGATTTACAAGTGACGGGGAGTGTACGTAATGACAAGCATGACACTTACGATAATTATCGAACGTGGTCACTAGGAACGCGCTATCAAATCACAGAGTCTCATTCTGTTAGGGCGACGTTTGGTACTTCTTTCAAAGCGCCGAGTTATTCGGACTTAACCAATAACCCAGATTTGAAACCTGAAGAAGCGATGAGCCGAGAAATTGGCTATACGGGTGAGTTTGCTCTCTTCACCGTGGATGTTGCAGCGTATGACAATGATGTCGACAACCTTATTATTTGGTACGAAGGCTCACCTTGGTGGTACCCAGAGAATGTGGATGCAACATTAAAAGGGCTTGAGATTACGGGTTACTTCAATACTTGGTTTGTTCATCACACGGTTGTCGCGGAATTTAAAGATCACCAAGATTCTGGCGGGAACAAATTGGCCAAACGCGCAGATGAAAACTACAAATGGTTGATGGATGCCTCGTATGAGAATTTCGACGTTAACCTGACTTATACCTATACAGGGGAAAGATTGGGCAATCCTAAAGAAGTTAGCGATCCGAAGAATGAGTTACCATCGGTAAGCTTGTGGGATGCGTCGGTTGGGTATTGGATTTCTCCTGATCTGGTTGTTCGTGCGCGAGTAGACAATCTAACAAACGAGAAGTATCAAACCACATTGAGCTACAACGCTCCAGAGCGCAGATACTTCGCGAATCTAACGTATCAGTTCTAACTCATTCTCCAAACCGCCTTCGGGCGGTTTTATTTTTCAGAGTACGTGATGAAAAAGAAGGTTGTTATTAGTTGGTCAAGTGGCAAAGATTCCACTCTGACCTTATTGAGATTAATGGAGCATCCAGACTATCAAGTCGTCGGTCTCTATACGACATACGTAGATAATGAGGTCCCTTTTCAGGCAACCCCATTAGCAGTGGTTGAGATGCAAGCTCAGCTACTCAACTTGCCGCTGATTAAAATTGCCTTGCCGCAAGTCTTTCCGTCAAACGAGGTGTATCAACAAACGATAGTTCATGCACTGCAAGCCTCTGCAATTGAGCTTGATGCTGTCGCCTTTGGTGATATGTTCTGCAACGGTATTGCCGATTATCGACGTAGCTATATTGAGCCTGCTGGGTGGGAGTGTGTGTTTCCGCTCATTGGTGAATCGAGTCTCGATCTGGCCCACGAAATTATTGCGCGCGAGATTAAAACCATACTCGTTACGACGGATGGACATGCGCTCAAGCCTGACTGGTGTGGGCGCTGGTACAATCGCGAGCTGTTGGCGTCGCTTCCTGCTGATGTTGACCCTTGTGGCGAGGATGGAGAATTCCATACGCTTGTGGTTAAAGCGCCTGGTTTTGCGGGTGAAATACGTTTGCAGTTGACGGTACAAGAATCCGATGGACGATTCACCTATCAAAGGTATAACGCAACGTTGCTAAATCAGCATGAGAGAGTATGATTTGGTCGTTTTATTCTAAGTAGGTTTATCAGAGTGGAAAGTTCAAATCAGCCGAATGTATTGATTTTTGATTCCGGTGTTGGCGGGTTGTCGGTTTTTCAGGAAATCAACAAACGACTGCCTGAAGTGAACTACTACTATTTGTTTGATAACCAAGCCTATCCCTATGGCGAACTATCGCAAGAAACCTTACTGGCAAGAGTGGAAGCGCTGGTGGTCAAAATGACACAGCAATTTGCGATAGACCTTGTCGTCATTGCCTGCAACACTGCCAGCACCATTGTACTCCCCACCTTAAGAGCGAAGTTGCCTATTCCAGTTGTTGGTGTCGTGCCAGCGATCAAACCGGCTTCTCTTTTGGCGAATCGAGCCGTGGGTTTAATTGCAACGCCAGCAACGGTGACTCGTCAATACACACACGACCTCATCCGTGATTTCGCGCATGAGAAAGAAGTTGAGTTACTTGGTTCGACTCGATTGGTGGACATCGCCGAAGAGAAGCTAAGAGGGCGTCAAGTCGATCAGCAAGAGCTGGCAATGATACTCAAACCGATGAAACACAAAGTGGACGTGGCGGTATTAGGATGCACCCATTTCCCATT
This window encodes:
- the fabR gene encoding HTH-type transcriptional repressor FabR, translating into MKSMGIRAQQKEKTRRSLIDAAFSQLSADRSFSNLSLREVAREAGIAPTSFYRHFKDMDELGLTMVDEGGLLLRQLMRQARQRIVKEGSVIRTSVETFMEFIESSPNVFRLLLRERSGTSAEFRAAVAREMQHFAAELTEYLISTGMNREEALAQAEASVILVFSSGAEALDLDRRERDELAERLIMQLRMVAKGAYWYRKERERNRLKGEIE
- the lexA gene encoding transcriptional repressor LexA; this translates as MKPLTPRQQQVFDLIKSKIEVTGMPPTRAEIARELGFRSANAAEEHLKALARKQVIEIVPGASRGIRILLEEEAANDEPGLPLIGRVAAGEPILAQEHVEMHYQVDPSMFRPQADFLLRVHGESMKDIGIMDGDLLAVHKTQDVRNGQVVVARVEDDVTVKRLERKGSTVLLHAENEEFAPIEVDLTSQQLTIEGIAVGIIRNTDWM
- the murI gene encoding glutamate racemase — its product is MESSNQPNVLIFDSGVGGLSVFQEINKRLPEVNYYYLFDNQAYPYGELSQETLLARVEALVVKMTQQFAIDLVVIACNTASTIVLPTLRAKLPIPVVGVVPAIKPASLLANRAVGLIATPATVTRQYTHDLIRDFAHEKEVELLGSTRLVDIAEEKLRGRQVDQQELAMILKPMKHKVDVAVLGCTHFPLLKEEIQQVLGDEIILVDSGEAIARRVQSLLHQLSPQSTKTPWRIFSTAQPWDEAALNGSLKTMGFNAIELYPL
- a CDS encoding ATPase gives rise to the protein MKKKVVISWSSGKDSTLTLLRLMEHPDYQVVGLYTTYVDNEVPFQATPLAVVEMQAQLLNLPLIKIALPQVFPSNEVYQQTIVHALQASAIELDAVAFGDMFCNGIADYRRSYIEPAGWECVFPLIGESSLDLAHEIIAREIKTILVTTDGHALKPDWCGRWYNRELLASLPADVDPCGEDGEFHTLVVKAPGFAGEIRLQLTVQESDGRFTYQRYNATLLNQHERV
- the trmA gene encoding tRNA (uridine(54)-C5)-methyltransferase TrmA → MATLDVNPQRYQQQLAEKVQRLTDMFAPYQAPELEVFESPDQHYRMRAEFRVWHEGEEMYYIMFNQETREKYRVDQFPAASRLINDLMPLLIDAMKDNESLRRKLFQVDFLSTLSGEILVSLLYHRQLDDAWIENAKALKQRLNDEGFNLNLIGRARKMKIVLDRDYVVEKLDVNGKPYTYQQVENSFTQPNGKVAEKMLEWAVDCTQESQGDLLELYCGNGNFSLALAQNFERVLATELAKPSVESAQYNIAANKIENVQIIRMSAEEFTEAMEGKREFRRLKDNGIDLKSYNCNTIFVDPPRSGMDVDTCKMVQGYERILYISCNPETLKENLDILSETHHITRFALFDQFPYTHHMEAGVMLERKA
- a CDS encoding class I SAM-dependent methyltransferase translates to MSSIKQSSEKGYPVPARLLQPLWLRSRESLVDGGLIYDPIAAKACLSCKLAPECLSGDVAQKQLLHATLAQQCDQQVSQFLQQHPEGWIINVGAGLDTRFYRLDNGRCHWVELDVTENLLWRQRLFHKNERYQQQHGSVDDLSCLEQLAINDKTPVLIVCELALLDCPLTQVANFVQLLGRRFVSAQVCMVLAGDLTDSSLGQKLGSDRYAHAMAAPAEQVLQWLPWAQWVKVFSPFDRFCARWKTWQRWLSKIPMLKHRLTPVVVHMKW
- the sthA gene encoding Si-specific NAD(P)(+) transhydrogenase; the encoded protein is MAHANHFDVIVIGSGPGGEGAAMGLTKAGLKVAVVEKESSVGGGCTHWGTIPSKALRHAVSRIIEFNSNPLFCKNNSSLHATFSTILGHAKSVIDKQTRLRQGFYDRNQCQLIFGTARFTDAHTISVTQNDGTEEVYTADKFVIATGSRPYQPADVDFNHERIYDSDSILSLKHDPRHIIIYGAGVIGCEYASIFRGLGVKTDLINTRDRLLAFLDNEVSDALSYHFWNSGVVIRNDETYERIEGTEDGVIVHLQSGKKMKADCLLYANGRTGNTDKLNLPAVGLQGDSRGQLKVDGNYQTEVEHVYAVGDVIGYPSLASAAYDQGRFVAQAITKGKADGYLIDDIPTGIYTIPEISSVGKTEQELTAAKVPYEVGRSSFKHLARAQIAGKDIGSLKILFHRETKEILGIHCFGERAAEIIHIGQAIMEQKGEANTIEYFVNTTFNYPTMAEAYRVAALNGLNRLF
- a CDS encoding TonB-dependent receptor domain-containing protein, which translates into the protein MQKSLLAIAMASLLTPVSYLHAQEVQTNDTVVVTANRFEQPLAEVIASTTVISKQEIEETQAKSLLDVLKRVPGIEVSQSGGRGHSASVFIRGFNSNQVLFLVDGVRINSAAGGISFNHIPVGIIERVEVIKGPGGALYGSDAIAGVINVITTSSESSEGSVVSLGAGSDAQKEANFSTTRAFANGGVLKLAGGFEETEGFDIKDPETGLNYGYESQNLFASYSQAFNDEFSGSASVRWYDSLTEYDSGGKNYGYSENLSITADVQYSGSRLSSTLRANQQAIENLDYSQAEGKDNAGTVKKIALTNLQFLNQYLISEGITIGAGADWRKEKLDDDALSYGYPDKLAGESRSTTGVYLSTDLQLGDLQVTGSVRNDKHDTYDNYRTWSLGTRYQITESHSVRATFGTSFKAPSYSDLTNNPDLKPEEAMSREIGYTGEFALFTVDVAAYDNDVDNLIIWYEGSPWWYPENVDATLKGLEITGYFNTWFVHHTVVAEFKDHQDSGGNKLAKRADENYKWLMDASYENFDVNLTYTYTGERLGNPKEVSDPKNELPSVSLWDASVGYWISPDLVVRARVDNLTNEKYQTTLSYNAPERRYFANLTYQF
- a CDS encoding YijD family membrane protein translates to MSNDNENNVNRSSERKTLVLALITGMCGDAILSWLTMSEVSFSIFPIIALVLAVQALYREYLNHPVSEEIPLVGLACFFVGAFGHSAFIKAQHPEAGSNFFAIMVVLLLLAWIGSKLGYIRRPSAD